In one window of Echeneis naucrates chromosome 17, fEcheNa1.1, whole genome shotgun sequence DNA:
- the odr4 gene encoding protein odr-4 homolog isoform X4, with amino-acid sequence MGRGYIVEDAVEAYLSKLCQQHANPITGLLIGQSSAQKDFVIMATRTPQREESTSAPANSLDKEWVTEHARQVSRMLPGGLSILGIFIITDTDGKDTLITVRQLVFAVENLISSEQLWNPADDDITDRVTLLINPKTRKTICRTFDVKDPKSVAKPADWKYQSGVCSAWTMVSCFLNVDLLVPLPSNRTNTESIDTCLKEALRSWADQIMPGVLLIDGKKLPEDTELTAGQKRNVRQTYTAQLLITPDEQKPADVVHWCGGNVSVRGTIHSRTYLHSNKPKAKQAEKLLKRDMLSTVATRVQMLLEELLASEEECKRSKNKQQSEPLVESAEVLEPRSNNYTGKHLLWKQLHLFPVAFVSTTQTWQ; translated from the exons ATGGGTCGTGGCTATATAGTAGAAGATGCTGTGGAGGCATATCTGTCTAAACTATGTCAACAACACGCAAATCCAATTACAGGCCTGCTTATTGGACAG AGCTCAGCCCAAAAGGATTTTGTCATCATGGCAACTAGGACACCACAGAGGGAGGAGTCAACTTCAGCTCCTGCAAACTCCCTGGACAAGGAGTGGGTTACTGAGCATGCCCGACAG GTGTCAAGGATGCTGCCTGGAGGCCTATCCATATTGGgaatcttcatcatcactgataCAGATGGCAAGGACACACTAATCACAGTGCGGCAG CTGGTTTTTGCAGTGGAGAACCTGATCTCATCGGAGCAGCTGTGGAACCCAGCAGATGATGACATAACAGACCGAGTCACCCTGCTCATTAACCCCAAAACAAGAAA AACCATCTGTAGAACCTTTGACGTCAAAGACCCTaag AGTGTGGCCAAGCCTGCAGACTGGAAGTACCAGTCAGGTGTGTGTTCCGCCTGGACCATGGTGTCCTGCTTTCTAAATGTCGACTTGTTGGTACCATTACCAAGCAACAGAACAAATACAGAAAGCATCGATACATGTCTTAAG GAGGCACTGCGATCGTGGGCAGACCAGATAATGCCTGGGGTTCTTTTGATTGATGGAAAAAAGCTTCCAGAggacacagagctcacagcggGGCAG AAGAGGAATGtgagacagacatacacagctCAGCTACTCATCACTCCG GATGAACAGAAACCAGCAGATGTGGTCCACTGGTGTGGAGGCAATGTGTCAGTGAGAGGAACAATCCACAGTAGAACTTATCTTCACAGTAACAAACCAAAGGCCAAGCAAGCCGAGAAG CTGCTGAAAAGGGATATGCTTTCTACGGTGGCCACAAGGGTTCAAATGCttctggaggagctgctggcaTCAGAAGAAGAATGCAAGAGgagcaaaaacaagcagcagagtg AGCCTCTTGTGGAGTCAGCTGAAGTTCTGGAGCCCAGGAGTAACAACTACACTGGTAAACACTTACTGTGGAAGCAGCTCCACCTATTTCCTGTTGCATTTGTCAGCACCACCCAAACTTGGCAGTAA
- the odr4 gene encoding protein odr-4 homolog isoform X2: protein MGRGYIVEDAVEAYLSKLCQQHANPITGLLIGQSSAQKDFVIMATRTPQREESTSAPANSLDKEWVTEHARQVSRMLPGGLSILGIFIITDTDGKDTLITVRQLVFAVENLISSEQLWNPADDDITDRVTLLINPKTRKTICRTFDVKDPKSVAKPADWKYQSGVCSAWTMVSCFLNVDLLVPLPSNRTNTESIDTCLKEALRSWADQIMPGVLLIDGKKLPEDTELTAGQKRNVRQTYTAQLLITPDEQKPADVVHWCGGNVSVRGTIHSRTYLHSNKPKAKQAEKLLKRDMLSTVATRVQMLLEELLASEEECKRSKNKQQSVSLSEHFCLPCRVFCSVKASRSVCVCDYRFNDEGLSEVTERLKEMLDIDAAEEDLDTKQEMTAEILEDITAEPLVESAEVLEPRSNNYTGKHLLWKQLHLFPVAFVSTTQTWQ from the exons ATGGGTCGTGGCTATATAGTAGAAGATGCTGTGGAGGCATATCTGTCTAAACTATGTCAACAACACGCAAATCCAATTACAGGCCTGCTTATTGGACAG AGCTCAGCCCAAAAGGATTTTGTCATCATGGCAACTAGGACACCACAGAGGGAGGAGTCAACTTCAGCTCCTGCAAACTCCCTGGACAAGGAGTGGGTTACTGAGCATGCCCGACAG GTGTCAAGGATGCTGCCTGGAGGCCTATCCATATTGGgaatcttcatcatcactgataCAGATGGCAAGGACACACTAATCACAGTGCGGCAG CTGGTTTTTGCAGTGGAGAACCTGATCTCATCGGAGCAGCTGTGGAACCCAGCAGATGATGACATAACAGACCGAGTCACCCTGCTCATTAACCCCAAAACAAGAAA AACCATCTGTAGAACCTTTGACGTCAAAGACCCTaag AGTGTGGCCAAGCCTGCAGACTGGAAGTACCAGTCAGGTGTGTGTTCCGCCTGGACCATGGTGTCCTGCTTTCTAAATGTCGACTTGTTGGTACCATTACCAAGCAACAGAACAAATACAGAAAGCATCGATACATGTCTTAAG GAGGCACTGCGATCGTGGGCAGACCAGATAATGCCTGGGGTTCTTTTGATTGATGGAAAAAAGCTTCCAGAggacacagagctcacagcggGGCAG AAGAGGAATGtgagacagacatacacagctCAGCTACTCATCACTCCG GATGAACAGAAACCAGCAGATGTGGTCCACTGGTGTGGAGGCAATGTGTCAGTGAGAGGAACAATCCACAGTAGAACTTATCTTCACAGTAACAAACCAAAGGCCAAGCAAGCCGAGAAG CTGCTGAAAAGGGATATGCTTTCTACGGTGGCCACAAGGGTTCAAATGCttctggaggagctgctggcaTCAGAAGAAGAATGCAAGAGgagcaaaaacaagcagcagagtg TCTCTCTTTCAGAGCACTTCTGCCTCCCTTGCCGTGTCTTCTGTTCTGTGAAAGCTTCcagatctgtttgtgtgtgtgactaccGCTTCAATGACGAGGGCCTATCTGAGGTGACTGAACGGCTGAAAGAGATGCTGGACATTGATGCAGCTGAGGAGGACTTGGAcaccaaacaggaaatgactgCTGAAATTTTAGAGGATATTACAGCAG AGCCTCTTGTGGAGTCAGCTGAAGTTCTGGAGCCCAGGAGTAACAACTACACTGGTAAACACTTACTGTGGAAGCAGCTCCACCTATTTCCTGTTGCATTTGTCAGCACCACCCAAACTTGGCAGTAA
- the odr4 gene encoding protein odr-4 homolog isoform X3 → MGRGYIVEDAVEAYLSKLCQQHANPITGLLIGQSSAQKDFVIMATRTPQREESTSAPANSLDKEWVTEHARQVSRMLPGGLSILGIFIITDTDGKDTLITVRQLVFAVENLISSEQLWNPADDDITDRVTLLINPKTRKTICRTFDVKDPKSVAKPADWKYQSGVCSAWTMVSCFLNVDLLVPLPSNRTNTESIDTCLKEALRSWADQIMPGVLLIDGKKLPEDTELTAGQKRNVRQTYTAQLLITPDEQKPADVVHWCGGNVSVRGTIHSRTYLHSNKPKAKQAEKLLKRDMLSTVATRVQMLLEELLASEEECKRSKNKQQSVSLSEHFCLPCRVFCSVKASRSVCVCDYRFNDEGLSEVTERLKEMLDIDAAEEDLDTKQEMTAEILEDITAEPLVESAEVLEPRSNNYTGVVIGAAVALLATAASMLYFSDV, encoded by the exons ATGGGTCGTGGCTATATAGTAGAAGATGCTGTGGAGGCATATCTGTCTAAACTATGTCAACAACACGCAAATCCAATTACAGGCCTGCTTATTGGACAG AGCTCAGCCCAAAAGGATTTTGTCATCATGGCAACTAGGACACCACAGAGGGAGGAGTCAACTTCAGCTCCTGCAAACTCCCTGGACAAGGAGTGGGTTACTGAGCATGCCCGACAG GTGTCAAGGATGCTGCCTGGAGGCCTATCCATATTGGgaatcttcatcatcactgataCAGATGGCAAGGACACACTAATCACAGTGCGGCAG CTGGTTTTTGCAGTGGAGAACCTGATCTCATCGGAGCAGCTGTGGAACCCAGCAGATGATGACATAACAGACCGAGTCACCCTGCTCATTAACCCCAAAACAAGAAA AACCATCTGTAGAACCTTTGACGTCAAAGACCCTaag AGTGTGGCCAAGCCTGCAGACTGGAAGTACCAGTCAGGTGTGTGTTCCGCCTGGACCATGGTGTCCTGCTTTCTAAATGTCGACTTGTTGGTACCATTACCAAGCAACAGAACAAATACAGAAAGCATCGATACATGTCTTAAG GAGGCACTGCGATCGTGGGCAGACCAGATAATGCCTGGGGTTCTTTTGATTGATGGAAAAAAGCTTCCAGAggacacagagctcacagcggGGCAG AAGAGGAATGtgagacagacatacacagctCAGCTACTCATCACTCCG GATGAACAGAAACCAGCAGATGTGGTCCACTGGTGTGGAGGCAATGTGTCAGTGAGAGGAACAATCCACAGTAGAACTTATCTTCACAGTAACAAACCAAAGGCCAAGCAAGCCGAGAAG CTGCTGAAAAGGGATATGCTTTCTACGGTGGCCACAAGGGTTCAAATGCttctggaggagctgctggcaTCAGAAGAAGAATGCAAGAGgagcaaaaacaagcagcagagtg TCTCTCTTTCAGAGCACTTCTGCCTCCCTTGCCGTGTCTTCTGTTCTGTGAAAGCTTCcagatctgtttgtgtgtgtgactaccGCTTCAATGACGAGGGCCTATCTGAGGTGACTGAACGGCTGAAAGAGATGCTGGACATTGATGCAGCTGAGGAGGACTTGGAcaccaaacaggaaatgactgCTGAAATTTTAGAGGATATTACAGCAG AGCCTCTTGTGGAGTCAGCTGAAGTTCTGGAGCCCAGGAGTAACAACTACACTG
- the odr4 gene encoding protein odr-4 homolog isoform X1, which yields MGRGYIVEDAVEAYLSKLCQQHANPITGLLIGQSSAQKDFVIMATRTPQREESTSAPANSLDKEWVTEHARQVSRMLPGGLSILGIFIITDTDGKDTLITVRQLVFAVENLISSEQLWNPADDDITDRVTLLINPKTRKTICRTFDVKDPKSVAKPADWKYQSGVCSAWTMVSCFLNVDLLVPLPSNRTNTESIDTCLKEALRSWADQIMPGVLLIDGKKLPEDTELTAGQKRNVRQTYTAQLLITPDEQKPADVVHWCGGNVSVRGTIHSRTYLHSNKPKAKQAEKLLKRDMLSTVATRVQMLLEELLASEEECKRSKNKQQSVSLSEHFCLPCRVFCSVKASRSVCVCDYRFNDEGLSEVTERLKEMLDIDAAEEDLDTKQEMTAEILEDITAGSRRVSVFAISLSLNGINCIFTLKSSSVIVEHIDIRRRVLTLFSLLEQLSKFLLVR from the exons ATGGGTCGTGGCTATATAGTAGAAGATGCTGTGGAGGCATATCTGTCTAAACTATGTCAACAACACGCAAATCCAATTACAGGCCTGCTTATTGGACAG AGCTCAGCCCAAAAGGATTTTGTCATCATGGCAACTAGGACACCACAGAGGGAGGAGTCAACTTCAGCTCCTGCAAACTCCCTGGACAAGGAGTGGGTTACTGAGCATGCCCGACAG GTGTCAAGGATGCTGCCTGGAGGCCTATCCATATTGGgaatcttcatcatcactgataCAGATGGCAAGGACACACTAATCACAGTGCGGCAG CTGGTTTTTGCAGTGGAGAACCTGATCTCATCGGAGCAGCTGTGGAACCCAGCAGATGATGACATAACAGACCGAGTCACCCTGCTCATTAACCCCAAAACAAGAAA AACCATCTGTAGAACCTTTGACGTCAAAGACCCTaag AGTGTGGCCAAGCCTGCAGACTGGAAGTACCAGTCAGGTGTGTGTTCCGCCTGGACCATGGTGTCCTGCTTTCTAAATGTCGACTTGTTGGTACCATTACCAAGCAACAGAACAAATACAGAAAGCATCGATACATGTCTTAAG GAGGCACTGCGATCGTGGGCAGACCAGATAATGCCTGGGGTTCTTTTGATTGATGGAAAAAAGCTTCCAGAggacacagagctcacagcggGGCAG AAGAGGAATGtgagacagacatacacagctCAGCTACTCATCACTCCG GATGAACAGAAACCAGCAGATGTGGTCCACTGGTGTGGAGGCAATGTGTCAGTGAGAGGAACAATCCACAGTAGAACTTATCTTCACAGTAACAAACCAAAGGCCAAGCAAGCCGAGAAG CTGCTGAAAAGGGATATGCTTTCTACGGTGGCCACAAGGGTTCAAATGCttctggaggagctgctggcaTCAGAAGAAGAATGCAAGAGgagcaaaaacaagcagcagagtg TCTCTCTTTCAGAGCACTTCTGCCTCCCTTGCCGTGTCTTCTGTTCTGTGAAAGCTTCcagatctgtttgtgtgtgtgactaccGCTTCAATGACGAGGGCCTATCTGAGGTGACTGAACGGCTGAAAGAGATGCTGGACATTGATGCAGCTGAGGAGGACTTGGAcaccaaacaggaaatgactgCTGAAATTTTAGAGGATATTACAGCAGGTTCGAGAAGAGTCTCTGTGTTTGCAATAAGCTTATCATTAAATGGCATAAAttgtattttcacattaaaatctAGTTCAGTTATTGTAGAGCACATTGATATAAGAAGAAGAGTTTTaactctcttttctcttttggaACAATTGTCTAAATTCTTATTGGTAAGGTAA